A region from the Ptychodera flava strain L36383 chromosome 12, AS_Pfla_20210202, whole genome shotgun sequence genome encodes:
- the LOC139145790 gene encoding P2X purinoceptor 4-like isoform X8 produces the protein MAPRWCHVLFDAALEYDTPKYVHIKSKKVGLINRLFQLCIIAYIVGYVIVLSKGYQEFDNVISTVTTKVKGVSYTNLSALDPAVVTVDDTTPYDRLWDVADYIIPPQMQNSFFIMTNMILTVDQTQGTCAEDPGMFGANCTVDDNCKKGEPVINGNGVMTGNCIDNPEYEGTKSCEILAWCPVEKDIKPGPRLDKPVLYEAANFTVLLKNSISFPKFGFSKRNILESSNETFLKECHYDSRDPDLQFCPIFRLGDIVREAGEDFEKLAFEGGVMGIFIEWNCNLDKSGDECKPHYKFRRLDNPTAKIAKGFNFRFAYKYKINETDEYRTLTKAYGILYEVVVTGEAGKFSVIPLFLNIGSGLALLSLATIMCDIVVLYILKKREYYREHKYLYVDDLDDAAGEYRAMEHDMQFSEYRDPSLCT, from the exons ATGGCTCCAAGATGGTGTCATGTGTTATTCGACGCGGCACTTGAGTATGATACACCTAAATATGTTCATATCAAAAGCAAGAAAGTTGGTCTTATCAACAGGCTGTTCCAGTTGTGTATCATAGCTTACATAGTCGG GTATGTGATCGTGTTGTCCAAAGGTTACCAAGAGTTTGACAATGTAATCAGTACTGTGACAACCAAAGTGAAAGGAGTATCCTACACTAATCTATCGGCTTTAGATCCAGCTGTTGTAACAGTTGATGATACTACTCCATATGATAGACTATGGGATGTGGCAGATTACATCATTCCTCCTCAG ATGCAAAATTCCTTTTTCATAATGACCAATATGATCCTCACAGTGGACCAAACACAAGGAACATGTGCAGAG GATCCTGGTATGTTTGGTGCCAACTGCACAGTTGATGATAATTGTAAAAAGGGAGAGCCTGTAATCAATGGAAATG GTGTGATGACTGGGAACTGCATAGACAACCCTGAATATGAAGGAACTAAATCATGTGAAATACTGGCCTGGTGTCCGGTAGAGAAAGATATTAAACCTGGTCCAAG GCTTGACAAACCAGTTTTGTATGAAGCAGCCAATTTTACAGTACTACTCAAAAATAGCATatcatttccaaaatttggattttcaaa aCGTAACATTTTAGAAAGTTCCAATGAAACATTCCTCAAAGAGTGTCATTATGATTCACGAGATCCAGATTTACAGTTCTGCCCAATATTTCGTCTTGGTGATATTGTCAGAGAAGCAggagaagattttgaaaaattagcatTTGAG GGTGGCGTTATGGGTATATTTATTGAATGGAATTGTAATTTGGATAAAAGTGGAGATGAATGTAAACCACACTACAAATTTCGTCGTCTTGACAATCCCACCGCCAAGATTGCAAAGGGCTTCAATTTCAG GTTTGCTTACAAGTATAAGATAAATGAAACTGATGAATACCGAACACTAACTAAAGCCTATGGCATACTCTATGAAGTTGTCGTCACCGGAGAAGCTGGCAAATTCAGTGTCATtcctttatttttaaacattgGTTCTGGTTTAGCTCTTCTATCTCTG GCAACTATAATGTGTGATATTGTAGTGTTgtacattttaaagaagagaGAGTATTACAGGGAGCATAAATATCTCTATGTTGATGATTTAGATGATGCAGCAGGGGAATATAGG GCTATGGAACATGACATGCAG TTCAGTGAGTACAGAGATCCGTCCTTATGCACCTAG
- the LOC139145790 gene encoding P2X purinoceptor 4-like isoform X6 — MAPRWCHVLFDAALEYDTPKYVHIKSKKVGLINRLFQLCIIAYIVGYVIVLSKGYQEFDNVISTVTTKVKGVSYTNLSALDPAVVTVDDTTPYDRLWDVADYIIPPQMQNSFFIMTNMILTVDQTQGTCAEDPGMFGANCTVDDNCKKGEPVINGNGVMTGNCIDNPEYEGTKSCEILAWCPVEKDIKPGPRLDKPVLYEAANFTVLLKNSISFPKFGFSKRNILESSNETFLKECHYDSRDPDLQFCPIFRLGDIVREAGEDFEKLAFEGGVMGIFIEWNCNLDKSGDECKPHYKFRRLDNPTAKIAKGFNFRFAYKYKINETDEYRTLTKAYGILYEVVVTGEAGKFSVIPLFLNIGSGLALLSLATIMCDIVVLYILKKREYYREHKYLYVDDLDDAAGEYRAMEHDMQTMYNSTSDLDGTTRGSSES, encoded by the exons ATGGCTCCAAGATGGTGTCATGTGTTATTCGACGCGGCACTTGAGTATGATACACCTAAATATGTTCATATCAAAAGCAAGAAAGTTGGTCTTATCAACAGGCTGTTCCAGTTGTGTATCATAGCTTACATAGTCGG GTATGTGATCGTGTTGTCCAAAGGTTACCAAGAGTTTGACAATGTAATCAGTACTGTGACAACCAAAGTGAAAGGAGTATCCTACACTAATCTATCGGCTTTAGATCCAGCTGTTGTAACAGTTGATGATACTACTCCATATGATAGACTATGGGATGTGGCAGATTACATCATTCCTCCTCAG ATGCAAAATTCCTTTTTCATAATGACCAATATGATCCTCACAGTGGACCAAACACAAGGAACATGTGCAGAG GATCCTGGTATGTTTGGTGCCAACTGCACAGTTGATGATAATTGTAAAAAGGGAGAGCCTGTAATCAATGGAAATG GTGTGATGACTGGGAACTGCATAGACAACCCTGAATATGAAGGAACTAAATCATGTGAAATACTGGCCTGGTGTCCGGTAGAGAAAGATATTAAACCTGGTCCAAG GCTTGACAAACCAGTTTTGTATGAAGCAGCCAATTTTACAGTACTACTCAAAAATAGCATatcatttccaaaatttggattttcaaa aCGTAACATTTTAGAAAGTTCCAATGAAACATTCCTCAAAGAGTGTCATTATGATTCACGAGATCCAGATTTACAGTTCTGCCCAATATTTCGTCTTGGTGATATTGTCAGAGAAGCAggagaagattttgaaaaattagcatTTGAG GGTGGCGTTATGGGTATATTTATTGAATGGAATTGTAATTTGGATAAAAGTGGAGATGAATGTAAACCACACTACAAATTTCGTCGTCTTGACAATCCCACCGCCAAGATTGCAAAGGGCTTCAATTTCAG GTTTGCTTACAAGTATAAGATAAATGAAACTGATGAATACCGAACACTAACTAAAGCCTATGGCATACTCTATGAAGTTGTCGTCACCGGAGAAGCTGGCAAATTCAGTGTCATtcctttatttttaaacattgGTTCTGGTTTAGCTCTTCTATCTCTG GCAACTATAATGTGTGATATTGTAGTGTTgtacattttaaagaagagaGAGTATTACAGGGAGCATAAATATCTCTATGTTGATGATTTAGATGATGCAGCAGGGGAATATAGG GCTATGGAACATGACATGCAG acaATGTACAACAGCACGTCAGATCTTGATGGAACAACAAGAGGATCATCAGAATCATGA
- the LOC139145790 gene encoding P2X purinoceptor 4-like isoform X2, with amino-acid sequence MAPKWCEFIVAAALEYDTPKIVHIKSKKVGFINRLIQLAIIAYIVGYVIVLSKGYQEFDNVISTVTTKVKGVSYTNLSALDPAVVTVDDTTPYDRLWDVADYIIPPQMQNSFFIMTNMILTVDQTQGTCAEDPGMFGANCTVDDNCKKGEPVINGNGVMTGNCIDNPEYEGTKSCEILAWCPVEKDIKPGPRLDKPVLYEAANFTVLLKNSISFPKFGFSKRNILESSNETFLKECHYDSRDPDLQFCPIFRLGDIVREAGEDFEKLAFEGGVMGIFIEWNCNLDKSGDECKPHYKFRRLDNPTAKIAKGFNFRFAYKYKINETDEYRTLTKAYGILYEVVVTGEAGKFSVIPLFLNIGSGLALLSLATIMCDIVVLYILKKREYYREHKYLYVDDLDDAAGEYREFDKSENDAPPKPINQAMEHDMQTMYNSTSDLDGTTRGSSES; translated from the exons ATGGCTCCGAAGTGGTGCGAGTTTATCGTTGCTGCTGCTTTAGAGTACGATACGCCTAAAATTGTCCACATAAAAAGCAAGAAAGTTGGCTTCATCAACAGGTTAATTCAATTGGCGATAATTGCTTATATTGTAGG GTATGTGATCGTGTTGTCCAAAGGTTACCAAGAGTTTGACAATGTAATCAGTACTGTGACAACCAAAGTGAAAGGAGTATCCTACACTAATCTATCGGCTTTAGATCCAGCTGTTGTAACAGTTGATGATACTACTCCATATGATAGACTATGGGATGTGGCAGATTACATCATTCCTCCTCAG ATGCAAAATTCCTTTTTCATAATGACCAATATGATCCTCACAGTGGACCAAACACAAGGAACATGTGCAGAG GATCCTGGTATGTTTGGTGCCAACTGCACAGTTGATGATAATTGTAAAAAGGGAGAGCCTGTAATCAATGGAAATG GTGTGATGACTGGGAACTGCATAGACAACCCTGAATATGAAGGAACTAAATCATGTGAAATACTGGCCTGGTGTCCGGTAGAGAAAGATATTAAACCTGGTCCAAG GCTTGACAAACCAGTTTTGTATGAAGCAGCCAATTTTACAGTACTACTCAAAAATAGCATatcatttccaaaatttggattttcaaa aCGTAACATTTTAGAAAGTTCCAATGAAACATTCCTCAAAGAGTGTCATTATGATTCACGAGATCCAGATTTACAGTTCTGCCCAATATTTCGTCTTGGTGATATTGTCAGAGAAGCAggagaagattttgaaaaattagcatTTGAG GGTGGCGTTATGGGTATATTTATTGAATGGAATTGTAATTTGGATAAAAGTGGAGATGAATGTAAACCACACTACAAATTTCGTCGTCTTGACAATCCCACCGCCAAGATTGCAAAGGGCTTCAATTTCAG GTTTGCTTACAAGTATAAGATAAATGAAACTGATGAATACCGAACACTAACTAAAGCCTATGGCATACTCTATGAAGTTGTCGTCACCGGAGAAGCTGGCAAATTCAGTGTCATtcctttatttttaaacattgGTTCTGGTTTAGCTCTTCTATCTCTG GCAACTATAATGTGTGATATTGTAGTGTTgtacattttaaagaagagaGAGTATTACAGGGAGCATAAATATCTCTATGTTGATGATTTAGATGATGCAGCAGGGGAATATAGG GAATTTGATAAGAGTGAAAATGATGCACCACCTAAACCTATCAATCAG GCTATGGAACATGACATGCAG acaATGTACAACAGCACGTCAGATCTTGATGGAACAACAAGAGGATCATCAGAATCATGA
- the LOC139145790 gene encoding P2X purinoceptor 4-like isoform X3, with protein MAPRWCHVLFDAALEYDTPKYVHIKSKKVGLINRLFQLCIIAYIVGYVIVLSKGYQEFDNVISTVTTKVKGVSYTNLSALDPAVVTVDDTTPYDRLWDVADYIIPPQMQNSFFIMTNMILTVDQTQGTCAEDPGMFGANCTVDDNCKKGEPVINGNGVMTGNCIDNPEYEGTKSCEILAWCPVEKDIKPGPRLDKPVLYEAANFTVLLKNSISFPKFGFSKRNILESSNETFLKECHYDSRDPDLQFCPIFRLGDIVREAGEDFEKLAFEGGVMGIFIEWNCNLDKSGDECKPHYKFRRLDNPTAKIAKGFNFRFAYKYKINETDEYRTLTKAYGILYEVVVTGEAGKFSVIPLFLNIGSGLALLSLATIMCDIVVLYILKKREYYREHKYLYVDDLDDAAGEYREFDKSENDAPPKPINQTMYNSTSDLDGTTRGSSES; from the exons ATGGCTCCAAGATGGTGTCATGTGTTATTCGACGCGGCACTTGAGTATGATACACCTAAATATGTTCATATCAAAAGCAAGAAAGTTGGTCTTATCAACAGGCTGTTCCAGTTGTGTATCATAGCTTACATAGTCGG GTATGTGATCGTGTTGTCCAAAGGTTACCAAGAGTTTGACAATGTAATCAGTACTGTGACAACCAAAGTGAAAGGAGTATCCTACACTAATCTATCGGCTTTAGATCCAGCTGTTGTAACAGTTGATGATACTACTCCATATGATAGACTATGGGATGTGGCAGATTACATCATTCCTCCTCAG ATGCAAAATTCCTTTTTCATAATGACCAATATGATCCTCACAGTGGACCAAACACAAGGAACATGTGCAGAG GATCCTGGTATGTTTGGTGCCAACTGCACAGTTGATGATAATTGTAAAAAGGGAGAGCCTGTAATCAATGGAAATG GTGTGATGACTGGGAACTGCATAGACAACCCTGAATATGAAGGAACTAAATCATGTGAAATACTGGCCTGGTGTCCGGTAGAGAAAGATATTAAACCTGGTCCAAG GCTTGACAAACCAGTTTTGTATGAAGCAGCCAATTTTACAGTACTACTCAAAAATAGCATatcatttccaaaatttggattttcaaa aCGTAACATTTTAGAAAGTTCCAATGAAACATTCCTCAAAGAGTGTCATTATGATTCACGAGATCCAGATTTACAGTTCTGCCCAATATTTCGTCTTGGTGATATTGTCAGAGAAGCAggagaagattttgaaaaattagcatTTGAG GGTGGCGTTATGGGTATATTTATTGAATGGAATTGTAATTTGGATAAAAGTGGAGATGAATGTAAACCACACTACAAATTTCGTCGTCTTGACAATCCCACCGCCAAGATTGCAAAGGGCTTCAATTTCAG GTTTGCTTACAAGTATAAGATAAATGAAACTGATGAATACCGAACACTAACTAAAGCCTATGGCATACTCTATGAAGTTGTCGTCACCGGAGAAGCTGGCAAATTCAGTGTCATtcctttatttttaaacattgGTTCTGGTTTAGCTCTTCTATCTCTG GCAACTATAATGTGTGATATTGTAGTGTTgtacattttaaagaagagaGAGTATTACAGGGAGCATAAATATCTCTATGTTGATGATTTAGATGATGCAGCAGGGGAATATAGG GAATTTGATAAGAGTGAAAATGATGCACCACCTAAACCTATCAATCAG acaATGTACAACAGCACGTCAGATCTTGATGGAACAACAAGAGGATCATCAGAATCATGA
- the LOC139145790 gene encoding P2X purinoceptor 4-like isoform X5, which produces MAPRWCHVLFDAALEYDTPKYVHIKSKKVGLINRLFQLCIIAYIVGYVIVLSKGYQEFDNVISTVTTKVKGVSYTNLSALDPAVVTVDDTTPYDRLWDVADYIIPPQMQNSFFIMTNMILTVDQTQGTCAEDPGMFGANCTVDDNCKKGEPVINGNGVMTGNCIDNPEYEGTKSCEILAWCPVEKDIKPGPRLDKPVLYEAANFTVLLKNSISFPKFGFSKRNILESSNETFLKECHYDSRDPDLQFCPIFRLGDIVREAGEDFEKLAFEGGVMGIFIEWNCNLDKSGDECKPHYKFRRLDNPTAKIAKGFNFRFAYKYKINETDEYRTLTKAYGILYEVVVTGEAGKFSVIPLFLNIGSGLALLSLATIMCDIVVLYILKKREYYREHKYLYVDDLDDAAGEYREFDKSENDAPPKPINQNVSFVNDDSSSAI; this is translated from the exons ATGGCTCCAAGATGGTGTCATGTGTTATTCGACGCGGCACTTGAGTATGATACACCTAAATATGTTCATATCAAAAGCAAGAAAGTTGGTCTTATCAACAGGCTGTTCCAGTTGTGTATCATAGCTTACATAGTCGG GTATGTGATCGTGTTGTCCAAAGGTTACCAAGAGTTTGACAATGTAATCAGTACTGTGACAACCAAAGTGAAAGGAGTATCCTACACTAATCTATCGGCTTTAGATCCAGCTGTTGTAACAGTTGATGATACTACTCCATATGATAGACTATGGGATGTGGCAGATTACATCATTCCTCCTCAG ATGCAAAATTCCTTTTTCATAATGACCAATATGATCCTCACAGTGGACCAAACACAAGGAACATGTGCAGAG GATCCTGGTATGTTTGGTGCCAACTGCACAGTTGATGATAATTGTAAAAAGGGAGAGCCTGTAATCAATGGAAATG GTGTGATGACTGGGAACTGCATAGACAACCCTGAATATGAAGGAACTAAATCATGTGAAATACTGGCCTGGTGTCCGGTAGAGAAAGATATTAAACCTGGTCCAAG GCTTGACAAACCAGTTTTGTATGAAGCAGCCAATTTTACAGTACTACTCAAAAATAGCATatcatttccaaaatttggattttcaaa aCGTAACATTTTAGAAAGTTCCAATGAAACATTCCTCAAAGAGTGTCATTATGATTCACGAGATCCAGATTTACAGTTCTGCCCAATATTTCGTCTTGGTGATATTGTCAGAGAAGCAggagaagattttgaaaaattagcatTTGAG GGTGGCGTTATGGGTATATTTATTGAATGGAATTGTAATTTGGATAAAAGTGGAGATGAATGTAAACCACACTACAAATTTCGTCGTCTTGACAATCCCACCGCCAAGATTGCAAAGGGCTTCAATTTCAG GTTTGCTTACAAGTATAAGATAAATGAAACTGATGAATACCGAACACTAACTAAAGCCTATGGCATACTCTATGAAGTTGTCGTCACCGGAGAAGCTGGCAAATTCAGTGTCATtcctttatttttaaacattgGTTCTGGTTTAGCTCTTCTATCTCTG GCAACTATAATGTGTGATATTGTAGTGTTgtacattttaaagaagagaGAGTATTACAGGGAGCATAAATATCTCTATGTTGATGATTTAGATGATGCAGCAGGGGAATATAGG GAATTTGATAAGAGTGAAAATGATGCACCACCTAAACCTATCAATCAG AATGTGAGTTTTGTCAATGATGACTCATCGAGTGCAATTTAG
- the LOC139145790 gene encoding P2X purinoceptor 4-like isoform X4 yields MAPRWCHVLFDAALEYDTPKYVHIKSKKVGLINRLFQLCIIAYIVGYVIVLSKGYQEFDNVISTVTTKVKGVSYTNLSALDPAVVTVDDTTPYDRLWDVADYIIPPQMQNSFFIMTNMILTVDQTQGTCAEDPGMFGANCTVDDNCKKGEPVINGNGVMTGNCIDNPEYEGTKSCEILAWCPVEKDIKPGPRLDKPVLYEAANFTVLLKNSISFPKFGFSKRNILESSNETFLKECHYDSRDPDLQFCPIFRLGDIVREAGEDFEKLAFEGGVMGIFIEWNCNLDKSGDECKPHYKFRRLDNPTAKIAKGFNFRFAYKYKINETDEYRTLTKAYGILYEVVVTGEAGKFSVIPLFLNIGSGLALLSLATIMCDIVVLYILKKREYYREHKYLYVDDLDDAAGEYREFDKSENDAPPKPINQAMEHDMQFSEYRDPSLCT; encoded by the exons ATGGCTCCAAGATGGTGTCATGTGTTATTCGACGCGGCACTTGAGTATGATACACCTAAATATGTTCATATCAAAAGCAAGAAAGTTGGTCTTATCAACAGGCTGTTCCAGTTGTGTATCATAGCTTACATAGTCGG GTATGTGATCGTGTTGTCCAAAGGTTACCAAGAGTTTGACAATGTAATCAGTACTGTGACAACCAAAGTGAAAGGAGTATCCTACACTAATCTATCGGCTTTAGATCCAGCTGTTGTAACAGTTGATGATACTACTCCATATGATAGACTATGGGATGTGGCAGATTACATCATTCCTCCTCAG ATGCAAAATTCCTTTTTCATAATGACCAATATGATCCTCACAGTGGACCAAACACAAGGAACATGTGCAGAG GATCCTGGTATGTTTGGTGCCAACTGCACAGTTGATGATAATTGTAAAAAGGGAGAGCCTGTAATCAATGGAAATG GTGTGATGACTGGGAACTGCATAGACAACCCTGAATATGAAGGAACTAAATCATGTGAAATACTGGCCTGGTGTCCGGTAGAGAAAGATATTAAACCTGGTCCAAG GCTTGACAAACCAGTTTTGTATGAAGCAGCCAATTTTACAGTACTACTCAAAAATAGCATatcatttccaaaatttggattttcaaa aCGTAACATTTTAGAAAGTTCCAATGAAACATTCCTCAAAGAGTGTCATTATGATTCACGAGATCCAGATTTACAGTTCTGCCCAATATTTCGTCTTGGTGATATTGTCAGAGAAGCAggagaagattttgaaaaattagcatTTGAG GGTGGCGTTATGGGTATATTTATTGAATGGAATTGTAATTTGGATAAAAGTGGAGATGAATGTAAACCACACTACAAATTTCGTCGTCTTGACAATCCCACCGCCAAGATTGCAAAGGGCTTCAATTTCAG GTTTGCTTACAAGTATAAGATAAATGAAACTGATGAATACCGAACACTAACTAAAGCCTATGGCATACTCTATGAAGTTGTCGTCACCGGAGAAGCTGGCAAATTCAGTGTCATtcctttatttttaaacattgGTTCTGGTTTAGCTCTTCTATCTCTG GCAACTATAATGTGTGATATTGTAGTGTTgtacattttaaagaagagaGAGTATTACAGGGAGCATAAATATCTCTATGTTGATGATTTAGATGATGCAGCAGGGGAATATAGG GAATTTGATAAGAGTGAAAATGATGCACCACCTAAACCTATCAATCAG GCTATGGAACATGACATGCAG TTCAGTGAGTACAGAGATCCGTCCTTATGCACCTAG
- the LOC139145790 gene encoding P2X purinoceptor 4-like isoform X7, whose amino-acid sequence MAPRWCHVLFDAALEYDTPKYVHIKSKKVGLINRLFQLCIIAYIVGYVIVLSKGYQEFDNVISTVTTKVKGVSYTNLSALDPAVVTVDDTTPYDRLWDVADYIIPPQMQNSFFIMTNMILTVDQTQGTCAEDPGMFGANCTVDDNCKKGEPVINGNGVMTGNCIDNPEYEGTKSCEILAWCPVEKDIKPGPRLDKPVLYEAANFTVLLKNSISFPKFGFSKRNILESSNETFLKECHYDSRDPDLQFCPIFRLGDIVREAGEDFEKLAFEGGVMGIFIEWNCNLDKSGDECKPHYKFRRLDNPTAKIAKGFNFRFAYKYKINETDEYRTLTKAYGILYEVVVTGEAGKFSVIPLFLNIGSGLALLSLATIMCDIVVLYILKKREYYREHKYLYVDDLDDAAGEYRTMYNSTSDLDGTTRGSSES is encoded by the exons ATGGCTCCAAGATGGTGTCATGTGTTATTCGACGCGGCACTTGAGTATGATACACCTAAATATGTTCATATCAAAAGCAAGAAAGTTGGTCTTATCAACAGGCTGTTCCAGTTGTGTATCATAGCTTACATAGTCGG GTATGTGATCGTGTTGTCCAAAGGTTACCAAGAGTTTGACAATGTAATCAGTACTGTGACAACCAAAGTGAAAGGAGTATCCTACACTAATCTATCGGCTTTAGATCCAGCTGTTGTAACAGTTGATGATACTACTCCATATGATAGACTATGGGATGTGGCAGATTACATCATTCCTCCTCAG ATGCAAAATTCCTTTTTCATAATGACCAATATGATCCTCACAGTGGACCAAACACAAGGAACATGTGCAGAG GATCCTGGTATGTTTGGTGCCAACTGCACAGTTGATGATAATTGTAAAAAGGGAGAGCCTGTAATCAATGGAAATG GTGTGATGACTGGGAACTGCATAGACAACCCTGAATATGAAGGAACTAAATCATGTGAAATACTGGCCTGGTGTCCGGTAGAGAAAGATATTAAACCTGGTCCAAG GCTTGACAAACCAGTTTTGTATGAAGCAGCCAATTTTACAGTACTACTCAAAAATAGCATatcatttccaaaatttggattttcaaa aCGTAACATTTTAGAAAGTTCCAATGAAACATTCCTCAAAGAGTGTCATTATGATTCACGAGATCCAGATTTACAGTTCTGCCCAATATTTCGTCTTGGTGATATTGTCAGAGAAGCAggagaagattttgaaaaattagcatTTGAG GGTGGCGTTATGGGTATATTTATTGAATGGAATTGTAATTTGGATAAAAGTGGAGATGAATGTAAACCACACTACAAATTTCGTCGTCTTGACAATCCCACCGCCAAGATTGCAAAGGGCTTCAATTTCAG GTTTGCTTACAAGTATAAGATAAATGAAACTGATGAATACCGAACACTAACTAAAGCCTATGGCATACTCTATGAAGTTGTCGTCACCGGAGAAGCTGGCAAATTCAGTGTCATtcctttatttttaaacattgGTTCTGGTTTAGCTCTTCTATCTCTG GCAACTATAATGTGTGATATTGTAGTGTTgtacattttaaagaagagaGAGTATTACAGGGAGCATAAATATCTCTATGTTGATGATTTAGATGATGCAGCAGGGGAATATAGG acaATGTACAACAGCACGTCAGATCTTGATGGAACAACAAGAGGATCATCAGAATCATGA
- the LOC139145790 gene encoding P2X purinoceptor 4-like isoform X1 yields MAPRWCHVLFDAALEYDTPKYVHIKSKKVGLINRLFQLCIIAYIVGYVIVLSKGYQEFDNVISTVTTKVKGVSYTNLSALDPAVVTVDDTTPYDRLWDVADYIIPPQMQNSFFIMTNMILTVDQTQGTCAEDPGMFGANCTVDDNCKKGEPVINGNGVMTGNCIDNPEYEGTKSCEILAWCPVEKDIKPGPRLDKPVLYEAANFTVLLKNSISFPKFGFSKRNILESSNETFLKECHYDSRDPDLQFCPIFRLGDIVREAGEDFEKLAFEGGVMGIFIEWNCNLDKSGDECKPHYKFRRLDNPTAKIAKGFNFRFAYKYKINETDEYRTLTKAYGILYEVVVTGEAGKFSVIPLFLNIGSGLALLSLATIMCDIVVLYILKKREYYREHKYLYVDDLDDAAGEYREFDKSENDAPPKPINQAMEHDMQTMYNSTSDLDGTTRGSSES; encoded by the exons ATGGCTCCAAGATGGTGTCATGTGTTATTCGACGCGGCACTTGAGTATGATACACCTAAATATGTTCATATCAAAAGCAAGAAAGTTGGTCTTATCAACAGGCTGTTCCAGTTGTGTATCATAGCTTACATAGTCGG GTATGTGATCGTGTTGTCCAAAGGTTACCAAGAGTTTGACAATGTAATCAGTACTGTGACAACCAAAGTGAAAGGAGTATCCTACACTAATCTATCGGCTTTAGATCCAGCTGTTGTAACAGTTGATGATACTACTCCATATGATAGACTATGGGATGTGGCAGATTACATCATTCCTCCTCAG ATGCAAAATTCCTTTTTCATAATGACCAATATGATCCTCACAGTGGACCAAACACAAGGAACATGTGCAGAG GATCCTGGTATGTTTGGTGCCAACTGCACAGTTGATGATAATTGTAAAAAGGGAGAGCCTGTAATCAATGGAAATG GTGTGATGACTGGGAACTGCATAGACAACCCTGAATATGAAGGAACTAAATCATGTGAAATACTGGCCTGGTGTCCGGTAGAGAAAGATATTAAACCTGGTCCAAG GCTTGACAAACCAGTTTTGTATGAAGCAGCCAATTTTACAGTACTACTCAAAAATAGCATatcatttccaaaatttggattttcaaa aCGTAACATTTTAGAAAGTTCCAATGAAACATTCCTCAAAGAGTGTCATTATGATTCACGAGATCCAGATTTACAGTTCTGCCCAATATTTCGTCTTGGTGATATTGTCAGAGAAGCAggagaagattttgaaaaattagcatTTGAG GGTGGCGTTATGGGTATATTTATTGAATGGAATTGTAATTTGGATAAAAGTGGAGATGAATGTAAACCACACTACAAATTTCGTCGTCTTGACAATCCCACCGCCAAGATTGCAAAGGGCTTCAATTTCAG GTTTGCTTACAAGTATAAGATAAATGAAACTGATGAATACCGAACACTAACTAAAGCCTATGGCATACTCTATGAAGTTGTCGTCACCGGAGAAGCTGGCAAATTCAGTGTCATtcctttatttttaaacattgGTTCTGGTTTAGCTCTTCTATCTCTG GCAACTATAATGTGTGATATTGTAGTGTTgtacattttaaagaagagaGAGTATTACAGGGAGCATAAATATCTCTATGTTGATGATTTAGATGATGCAGCAGGGGAATATAGG GAATTTGATAAGAGTGAAAATGATGCACCACCTAAACCTATCAATCAG GCTATGGAACATGACATGCAG acaATGTACAACAGCACGTCAGATCTTGATGGAACAACAAGAGGATCATCAGAATCATGA